The Sphingomonas sanguinis nucleotide sequence GCCATTCCTTGAGCAGCGTATCGAAATGGCGCTGCGCGATGCGAGCGGCGTCCGCCTCCATCGCCTTGCGCTGACGGGCATAATCATCGCGCCACTCGGCGGGCAGGGTCGCGGGCGGATCGATCTTGGCGTTCAGATAGTCGCTAACGCTCTCCAGCACGAGGAAGGACAGGCTGGGGCTGGCAATGCCATAGCGGCGACTGAGCGCCACATAGGCGTCGCGCTGCTCGGTCGCGCCCAGCGTCGCCAGCGCATCCTGCGCCAGGAGCGCCCCCGGACCGTCAAAGGCCGGAGCCTCGCCGCCGCCATCAATGGTGCGGACCAAATCCTGCCCCGCACCCAGCCGGATCTTCACCGGCCCGAAGCCCGGCGCGCGGACCAGCACCGCCCAGCGTCCCTGGGCGGCGGCCAGCGGCACGAAGGGCAAGGGGCGGTCGTCGCGGTCGGTGACGGCGATCACGCCGGGCGCACTGGCCTGCAACAGCGCCAGCGCCGCCGCCGGATCGTCGCCCAGCGGGATCAGCCGCCCGCCATGCGCGCGCGCCAGATGCCCCAGCCAGGCCCGGTCGTCGCTGCCCGCGCTGCTGACCACGTCGAGCGGACAGCGCAGCGTGATCGCCGTATCGCGGTCGATGGTCGCCCGCCCATCGGTGAAGATCAGGCAGCGATCGGCGGGGCCACCCTGCGACAGCGGCGCGAAGCTCGTCGCCCCGCGATAGTCGAGCGCGCCCAGCCAGGCGGCGGCTTCCCCGGCGGTGGTGACCGCCTTGGTCTGCCCACCGCTGCTGTTGAAGGCGACCAGTTCGACCTTGGCGGGATGCCAGCGATCGATCGCCGTACGGACCAGCGCGACCTCGCGCGCCGTGTCGGCCTTCAGCCGCGAACGCGACCGATCCCAATAGATCCGCAGATGCGCCGGAGCCGCCTCGCCCCCCGCAGCGGCGGGCAGGTCGCCGCCCAGTTCCAGATCGCGCTCGCCATTATGATGGGCGCTCGCGACCAGATCGGCGGCGCGGCCCGGCGCGATCGTCAAACCGCCGGAGAGCGGCTTGTCCTTGCCGCCGACCGAACCGCCCCAGCCTTCGCCGTCCGCCGTGATCGCCAGCGGCGTGTCGTCCAGCGTTACCATCGGCTTGGTCGTGCCGCTGGCATGGACGCGGATCGACCAGTCGCCCACCGAACCCTCGAACCCCAGCGGCAGGCGCCAGCCCTCCGCCCCGACGGGCGCGACGAAGCGCACCCGGATCGTCCGCCCGCTGCCCGGCCAGATCGGAAAGACACGGGTCGAAAAGACATTGTCCGCGCTGACCTCGGCCAGACCGGGATCGATCCGCTGGCGCACGCGCGCTTCATAGACCGCCTTGGCACGCGGGCGGTCGACCAGCACGCCGTCGACCATCTGCCCGCCGACATCCAGCGCATAGCCGGTGACGACGGCACCCTCGGGCAGGGTGAGGCGGAAATCGCCCTCCAGCTGCTCGGACTCAGGGTTGGCGAAAGCAGCGGTGACGGTGGTTTCGACGACGCTGCCGCGTTGCTCGACCGCGATGTCCAGCCGCTTCAGCGTCAGGTTGCGCTCGTGCGCGGCGTCGCGGATGCCGCCCGCATGGGCCTTGAGCACGGGATTGGCACTCTGCGCCCAAGCCCCCTGCCCCAGGATCAGGGCAAGCCCCAGCGCCACGAGTCCACGCCACCGTGCCAGCATCTTCGCCCCCTCCGATCGCCCGGACGCTAGCCTGCCGCCCTGCTCCCGACAAGCGGCACGTACCGCTCAGCCCGGCGTGACCGGTCCCATGGGGCGCGCCTGCTCCGTTTCGGCGAGCGGGCGGACGCGGAACAGCAGGATGCCGCCCACCAGCGCCAACCCGCCCAGCACTAAGCAGAACGCCACGACGCCCGGCCATCCGGCGCGCGTCCAGGCGATGCCGCCCGCCGAGCCGAGCACGCTCGACCCCATATAATAGAAGAACAGATACCAGGCCGCCGCCTGCCCACGCGCGGCGCCTCCGCGTCGCCCGACCCAGGCGCTGGCGATCGAATGCGCCCCGAAAAAGCCGATCGTGACCACCGCGATCCCCAACACCACCGGCCAGAGCGGCCGGGCGGCGGTGAGGGCGACGCCCGTCATCGTCAGCGCCACGGGCATCCAGAATATCCGGCGACGCCCGACCCGGCCCGCCAGCTTACCGAACAGGCTCGAGCTGATCGACCCCAATATGTAGAGCAGGAACACCGCGCCCACCATCGCTTGGCTCAGGCCGTAAGGAGGACCGAGCAGATGGAACCCGGCATAGTTGAAGATGGTGACGAAGATTCCCATCAGCAGGAACCCTTCGGCATAGAGCAGCCGCAGGCCGGGATCGCGGAACAGCACCGCCGCCCCGCGCGGCAGGGCGAGCCAGTCCGCCTCGCTAGCCACGAAGCGGCGTGACGGGGGCGCGAGACGCCGGAACGCCTCCGCCATGACGAGGCCGCTCACGCCGACCGCCGCCAGCGCCCAGCGCCAGTCGGCGAACGCGGCCACCATGCTGGCGACCAGCCGCCCGCCCATGCCGCCCAATCCGCTGCCCGCGATATACAGCCCCATGGCGGCACCGATCGACCGCGCATCCACCTCCTCGGCGACATAGGCCATCGCCACCGCCGGAACCCCCGCCAGCGCCAGCCCCGCCAGGAAACGCAGGGCCAACAGCGCGTGCCAGCCCGGCACCACCGCCGCCGCCAGGGTCAGCGCGGCGGCGATCATCATCGCCGCGACCATCAGCGATCGCCGCCCCACCCGATCCGACACCGCCCCCGCCACCAATATGCCGAATGCCATCGGCCCGGTGGCCAGCGACACCGCCAGCGACGACGCCTCCGCGCTGATCCGGTAATGCGCCGCCAGCAACGGCAGCAGCGGCTGGACCGCATAGAGCGTCGAGAAGGTCGAGAAACCGGCGAACAGCATCGCCCAGGTCAGGCGGCGATAACCCGGCGTTCCGGACACCAATGCCTCGGTTAGGGCGTCGTCGCGGCCCGTCTGGTCATGCATCGGCGGCTCCCATCGCGCGGCGTCAACCACCCAAGGGCGCCGAGGCTCCCCGCGATCGATACGGCCAGGCCCTTAACAGGGCCTTTCCGTCCGGACACGGCGCTCCTGGAGTCCGATCCAGCAGAGCTGGATCGTCGCGGCACCGGCCCACTCCCCCACCCGACCGCCCACAGCGTATCCTGAATGGGCGGTCGGGTGGGGGAGTGGGCTGGTGCCGCTTCCACGTCAGTGGATCAAAACCTAGCGCCGGCGAAACTGCCAGCGGTCGAAGTCGAACAGGCTGTCGCCGTCGCCTTGGAAGACGAGGAACAAGTCGTGGACGCCGTTCGCCCCGGTCACCGCCGTCGTCTGCGTCACCCAATCCGCGCCTTCGCCGCCGGTCAGGGCCAGCGTGCCGATCTGCGGGCCATCGACCCGGTCGAGATGGAGCGTGATCGTCGGGCGGCCGCGCACCCGCGCCACACTGGCGGCGAAGCCAGCCGCCCCGCGTCCGAAGTCGACGCCGCCGATCTTGATATAACTGCGATCGGCGATGCGGGTGACATGGACGCGCCCGTCCGCGCCGCTCGTGGTCGTGACGCCCGGGGCCCAGCGATAGGGCCGGTCGCGGTCGCGCCCGATGCGCGAGGTCCAGGCGATCGTCTCCGCCTCCACCCAGCGATAGGGATCGAGGGGTGCGATCTGCGCCACGCCCGCGTCATTCCACCAGGGCAGGCGCGGAATGGTGCCGTCCGGGTTGTAGCGGAACTCCCGCAAAGTCACCGAGCGGCGCTCGTGATGGATCGGCGTCGTCGCGAAGTTCAGCTCGTAGTGAAAGCCGAACAGATAGGAGTGGCCCTTATAGTCGATGATGCCGGGATGGTTGCCGGTCGAGGCGGCATTGGGATCCATGATCGGGCCCTTATGCACCCAGGGGCCGGTCGCCCGGTCGCTCATCGCATAGCCGATCCCCTCGGGGCAGCAGCTGGAGGCATAGGCCATATAGTAATGGGGCCCGCGCTTGTAGAACCAGGGGCCTTCCTGATAGTCGATCGGCTTGGCGACCTTCACGACCTCGCCGGAATAGCTGGTCATGTCGCGGTTGAGCTTGACGTACCAGAGGTCGGGATTGCCCCAGTAGAGATAGGCTTGGCCGTCATCGTCGACCGCGACCGTGGGATCGATCGCGCCGAACCGCGCGGCGATCAGCGGCTTGCCCAGCGTGTCGCGGAACGGTCCCTCCGGCCGGTCTGCCACCGCGACCCCGATGGCGGTATCGGGGTTCCCCGCCACACGGACAGGTGCGTAGAGATAGAATTTGCCGTCGCGCGCGATCACCTGCGGCGCCCAGGCGCCATTGTCCTGCTGCGCCCAGGCAAAGGTCTTGAGCGAGGCGGGCGAGCCCCGGTCGGTCCAGTTGACCATGTCGGTCGAACTGTAGAGCCGCCAGTCAAGCATCCTGAAGCCGGTCGCGTCGTCCTCGTCATGACCGGTATAGAGATAGACGATGCCGTCATGCACCAAAGGCGCGGGGTCGGCGGTGAAGCGCGTCTGGACGATTGGATTGTCCGCGCCCACGCTCATGGGTGCCAGCGCCGTGGCCAAGCCGACCACCATGCCCAGAACCGACCGCCATCCTTGTTTCATGCCGCTCCCCCTTTTCTAATCCTATTCCTCCCCTCGCAGGGGAGGTGGCAGGCCGAAGGCCTGACGGAGGGGTGTCCCGGCTGGCGAGGGTGGATTTCTCTCGCGGCCGGGGACACCCCTCCACCATGCTTCGCATGGTCCCCCTCCCCTTGCAGGGGAGGATTTCCTGCGTGATCCTTTAGAACCGGAAGCGCACACCCGCCGAGAACAGGCTCGCCTCCCAACGGATGTCACGCGGATAGCGTGGGTCCTTCACATAGCTGTGATAGGGCGTCTGCAACAAATTGGTCGCGTCCACCGTCAGCGTGACATTGTCGTTTACATTATAGCTGGCGGACAGGTCGAGCCGCCCGACACCGCCAGAATAGACGGTGGTGAAGACACCCGGCGCGCCGAACCCGTCGACGTTCGAGCTGCGGTAATTATAGGCCAGCCGAACGCTCGTCGGCCCCAGCTCGTACAGGCCGATCACGTTGAAGCTGTATTTGGACACGCCGGGCAGGGTGTTGCGCCCGCCGGTGAAGTTGGCGGCCGAGGGCAGCACCTGCTCGCCGTCGATATAGGTGAAGTTGGCCTGTGCGCCGAACCCGCGCAGCGCGCCGGGCAGGAAATCGAAGAAGGTGGTGCCCGCTACCTCGATGCCCTTGATCGTGCCCGACCCGGCATTGGACGGGCGATAGACCAGAATGTCGCCGAACGGCGCGACGTTCACGATCTGCGGCAGCGAATTGATGAAGCCGTTGATCTTGCGATAGAAACCGGCGACCGACACCGATCCGGTGCGCGAGAAATAATATTCCAGCGACGCGTCGTAATTGTCCGACCGGATCGGTTGCAGGTTCGGGTTGCCGCCATTGCCGGTGTAGGAGATGTTGCCACCGACGGTCCCCTGCGAGACGGTCAGCGTCGGGTTGATCTGGTTGAAACCGGGCCGCGACAGCGCCTGGGTGCGCGACAGGCGCAGCTTCAGCTGGTCGGTGAAGTGCAGCTGCGCGCTGATATTGGGCAGGATGTCGGTATATTGGGTCGAGGAGTCGATCGGGACCAACACGGTGCCGCCCGTAGCGGTCGGCAGCTGGTTGGTGCCGTTCAGCCGGTTGCGCGTCAGGATCACGCGCGCGCCGATCGCGCCGTCGACGGGAATACCGATGTTGAACGCGTAATTGACCTGCGCATAGGCGGTATAGACCTGCTCGCGCGCCTTGAAGGCATTGAGCGGGTTGAGATTGGGCAGTTCGGGCGCCCACGCCGACTGTGTTCCGGCATCGGCCCCGGCCCGGACCAGCGCCTGACGGATATAGTCGCGCACATCGTTCAGCCGGTCGTTGAACAGGAAGGCGTTGGGCGCGTACCAGCTGCGGAACTGCTGCACATCGTCGCCCCAGAAGCCCGGCCGGATGATCCCGCCCTGCGAGACGGTCGGCACCTTGTCGATCGTGTCCTTCAGGCTGACCAGCGAGGCATAACGGTCGCCATAGACCGAACTGGCGCTGCGATCGCCGTAGCGCAGACCGAACTGGAATTTGGGGAATAGCGACGAGTCGGTGTCGAGCACCACATTGCCTTGCCACTGCCACTGGTCGCCCATCGACCGGCTGCGATTCTCGATCAGGCCGCGCATATAGAAGCTGTTGGGATTGGCGAAGTCGACTCCGCTCGGCGTGAAATTGACGCTGCCCTGATCGTTCAGCTTCACCGCCAGCGACAGCGGCGTCGCCACCTGGGTTTGGAACTGGCCCCAGTTATTGTTCGAGGTCGACTTGGTATAGGCCAGATCGGTGGTGAAGACCGCATTGCCCGTTTCCCACTTCGCGCCCAGCGCGCCCTGATAGGTGTCGGTACGGCTGGTGCCGAACTCCTTGGACGGCCCGTTGACCAGCCCCAGGTCCACGTCGAACGACTGGAGCGTCGTGCCGTCCTGCGTCAGCACCGCATTGCGGATCGTCGGCGGATTGCCGCCATTGGGGTTGGACTGGATCGGGATGCCGAAAAAGTCGTTGGCGTTGCGGTTGCGATAACCCTGATACAGGCCATCCAGATAGATCATCAGATTGTCGGCGGGCTTCCACTGGATCGAGCCGTTGACCGAGGGACGCTGGCGGGTGCCGCGACCGTAGAACAGGCCGATATCCTGCGGGAAGGTGAAGCTGCGGCCGACCGAGGCGGGCAGGATCTGCTGGTTCGCCGGAACATTGTCCTGAAAGCCCTGATAGCGGACCGAGTTCAGGTAACGCGTCTGGGTGAAGGACGCGTTGATAAGCGCGCCGATCTCACCAATCCCGGTCTGCCAGCGGTCGCTGACGAGCAGGCTGCCGATCGGGTCCACTTTCCGCGATTCCGAATTATAGACGCCGCGCGCCGCACCCGCGAGCTGGAAGCCCTTGAAGTCAAAGGGACGGCGCAGGCCGACATCGATCAGGCCCGCGATACCGCCCTCCAAATTCTCCGCGGTCGTCGCCTTGTAGACCTCGACCCGCGACAGTGCCTGGGCGGGAAAGTCCTGGATCGACACCGAGCGGCCATCGGCGGTGAAGATCTCGCGCCCCTGCACCGTCGTCTGGACGTTGGGCAGACCGCGGATCAGCACGCCGTTCGCCTCGTCGGCATAGCGCGTCACCTGTACGCCGGTGACGCGGGCAATCGCCTCGGCCGCGTTGTTGTCGGGGAACTTGCCGATATCCTCGGCGACCAGCGCGTCGACGATCGCATCCGAGTTGCGCTTGATGTTCTGCGCGCTGCTCAGACTCTGGCGGATGCCGGTGACCACGATGTCGGCGCTGCTCGCCCCGTTCGGATCGGCGGGGGCAGGCACATCGGCAGGCGGCGGCGCGTCCTGCGCCTGAGCGGGCGCGGCCGTGGCGAACGCCATCATCGTCGAAACCGAGGCGAGCAGCGTGCCGATCTTATGCTGTTTCATGAGAACCCCTCCTTGTTTTTTTCAGAAACGTTTACGGTCGATGGTTGCAAAAGGCCCGAGGCGGCCCGCTCTTGCGAGTCTGCGTTCAGGGCAGCGGCGTGATGGCGATCCGGTCGATATTGGGAGCATAGGCCGAGCGGAGCTGGACGCCCGGCCAGGTCTGCGACGCATAGCTGCGGCCATCCCAATTGGGCTGTTCCTCACCGGCGATGCGGATGGTGTTGGCGCCTGCCTTCAGGACCACGGGCACCGTCATTTCCCACCAGTTGTTGGCGTTGAAGCTGTGCGGTGCGCTGACCAGCATTGCCTTGCCGCCGTTCACCGAGATGCGCGCGATCCGGGCGAGCGGGTCGGGATTGTAATGCGTCGCCTTGGCCTGTTCCTCGTTTGAGAAGCGCAGGGTCAGCGCGTAGCTGCCCGCGCGCGGCACCGTCACCCTAGGGAAGGTCAGCGTGTTGCCATTCCCCGGCGCGCCGCCGATGGCGAACACCGCCCAGCCGCCGCTCGCGCGCGAAGCCGTGCCGATCCGCGCGGTCCCGGCGACCTGGGCATCCTCCGCCTCATAGACATGCGGCGCGGGGCCGTTC carries:
- a CDS encoding VIT domain-containing protein, producing MLARWRGLVALGLALILGQGAWAQSANPVLKAHAGGIRDAAHERNLTLKRLDIAVEQRGSVVETTVTAAFANPESEQLEGDFRLTLPEGAVVTGYALDVGGQMVDGVLVDRPRAKAVYEARVRQRIDPGLAEVSADNVFSTRVFPIWPGSGRTIRVRFVAPVGAEGWRLPLGFEGSVGDWSIRVHASGTTKPMVTLDDTPLAITADGEGWGGSVGGKDKPLSGGLTIAPGRAADLVASAHHNGERDLELGGDLPAAAGGEAAPAHLRIYWDRSRSRLKADTAREVALVRTAIDRWHPAKVELVAFNSSGGQTKAVTTAGEAAAWLGALDYRGATSFAPLSQGGPADRCLIFTDGRATIDRDTAITLRCPLDVVSSAGSDDRAWLGHLARAHGGRLIPLGDDPAAALALLQASAPGVIAVTDRDDRPLPFVPLAAAQGRWAVLVRAPGFGPVKIRLGAGQDLVRTIDGGGEAPAFDGPGALLAQDALATLGATEQRDAYVALSRRYGIASPSLSFLVLESVSDYLNAKIDPPATLPAEWRDDYARQRKAMEADAARIAQRHFDTLLKEWQDEVAWWKTKFDPATQPKRIATSRSFDRTTSTVVPLAQPTASPAAPPPPPPPPPPPPPPPPPPPPAPDEVVMSAPGAPPAPAAPPAPRVSPATGNVIATGSRFRVTPGATATPAASSVQIDAWQPDRPYLELYDGKPADFAERFREAEARHGALPIFYLDTAAWLAKRDRMAEAREMVLSALDLPTADDTTLGMVADRLERYGDWDRAVELRERQAVLDPDRPQPRRLLALTLARRAAARPAQAKADLTRAITLLYEVATSPQAETWDGIDLIALNEANAMLPRLRKLGGTVAMDLRLVMLLDVDMRVVIDWTTDGSDMDLWVDEPTRERAIYNNNRTAIGGRLSRDMTRGYGPEEYMIHAAPPGTYTVQANVFAPDRIDPNGATILTAHLFRNFGRRDETVESVDIELKRDEKGARMIGRVVVPGKPVSGKVAAKGGAPLP
- a CDS encoding MFS transporter, which codes for MHDQTGRDDALTEALVSGTPGYRRLTWAMLFAGFSTFSTLYAVQPLLPLLAAHYRISAEASSLAVSLATGPMAFGILVAGAVSDRVGRRSLMVAAMMIAAALTLAAAVVPGWHALLALRFLAGLALAGVPAVAMAYVAEEVDARSIGAAMGLYIAGSGLGGMGGRLVASMVAAFADWRWALAAVGVSGLVMAEAFRRLAPPSRRFVASEADWLALPRGAAVLFRDPGLRLLYAEGFLLMGIFVTIFNYAGFHLLGPPYGLSQAMVGAVFLLYILGSISSSLFGKLAGRVGRRRIFWMPVALTMTGVALTAARPLWPVVLGIAVVTIGFFGAHSIASAWVGRRGGAARGQAAAWYLFFYYMGSSVLGSAGGIAWTRAGWPGVVAFCLVLGGLALVGGILLFRVRPLAETEQARPMGPVTPG
- a CDS encoding glycoside hydrolase family 43 protein; amino-acid sequence: MKQGWRSVLGMVVGLATALAPMSVGADNPIVQTRFTADPAPLVHDGIVYLYTGHDEDDATGFRMLDWRLYSSTDMVNWTDRGSPASLKTFAWAQQDNGAWAPQVIARDGKFYLYAPVRVAGNPDTAIGVAVADRPEGPFRDTLGKPLIAARFGAIDPTVAVDDDGQAYLYWGNPDLWYVKLNRDMTSYSGEVVKVAKPIDYQEGPWFYKRGPHYYMAYASSCCPEGIGYAMSDRATGPWVHKGPIMDPNAASTGNHPGIIDYKGHSYLFGFHYELNFATTPIHHERRSVTLREFRYNPDGTIPRLPWWNDAGVAQIAPLDPYRWVEAETIAWTSRIGRDRDRPYRWAPGVTTTSGADGRVHVTRIADRSYIKIGGVDFGRGAAGFAASVARVRGRPTITLHLDRVDGPQIGTLALTGGEGADWVTQTTAVTGANGVHDLFLVFQGDGDSLFDFDRWQFRRR
- a CDS encoding TonB-dependent receptor, with amino-acid sequence MKQHKIGTLLASVSTMMAFATAAPAQAQDAPPPADVPAPADPNGASSADIVVTGIRQSLSSAQNIKRNSDAIVDALVAEDIGKFPDNNAAEAIARVTGVQVTRYADEANGVLIRGLPNVQTTVQGREIFTADGRSVSIQDFPAQALSRVEVYKATTAENLEGGIAGLIDVGLRRPFDFKGFQLAGAARGVYNSESRKVDPIGSLLVSDRWQTGIGEIGALINASFTQTRYLNSVRYQGFQDNVPANQQILPASVGRSFTFPQDIGLFYGRGTRQRPSVNGSIQWKPADNLMIYLDGLYQGYRNRNANDFFGIPIQSNPNGGNPPTIRNAVLTQDGTTLQSFDVDLGLVNGPSKEFGTSRTDTYQGALGAKWETGNAVFTTDLAYTKSTSNNNWGQFQTQVATPLSLAVKLNDQGSVNFTPSGVDFANPNSFYMRGLIENRSRSMGDQWQWQGNVVLDTDSSLFPKFQFGLRYGDRSASSVYGDRYASLVSLKDTIDKVPTVSQGGIIRPGFWGDDVQQFRSWYAPNAFLFNDRLNDVRDYIRQALVRAGADAGTQSAWAPELPNLNPLNAFKAREQVYTAYAQVNYAFNIGIPVDGAIGARVILTRNRLNGTNQLPTATGGTVLVPIDSSTQYTDILPNISAQLHFTDQLKLRLSRTQALSRPGFNQINPTLTVSQGTVGGNISYTGNGGNPNLQPIRSDNYDASLEYYFSRTGSVSVAGFYRKINGFINSLPQIVNVAPFGDILVYRPSNAGSGTIKGIEVAGTTFFDFLPGALRGFGAQANFTYIDGEQVLPSAANFTGGRNTLPGVSKYSFNVIGLYELGPTSVRLAYNYRSSNVDGFGAPGVFTTVYSGGVGRLDLSASYNVNDNVTLTVDATNLLQTPYHSYVKDPRYPRDIRWEASLFSAGVRFRF